The following coding sequences lie in one Bdellovibrionales bacterium genomic window:
- a CDS encoding metal-sensing transcriptional repressor produces the protein MGSKDQSQKKTKPAVKFKDSKVHIHSSHDDVKRRLQRASGHLNKVIAMMVENKKCVDISMQLHAVVKALIEAKKAIIHDHIDHCLTNENLSSNDLKEFKEISKYL, from the coding sequence ATGGGTTCCAAGGATCAATCTCAAAAAAAGACTAAACCTGCTGTAAAATTTAAAGATTCAAAAGTACACATTCATTCTAGCCACGACGATGTGAAAAGGCGATTGCAGCGTGCTTCGGGACATTTAAATAAAGTCATCGCTATGATGGTCGAAAATAAAAAATGTGTGGATATCTCGATGCAGCTTCATGCCGTCGTTAAGGCGCTCATTGAGGCTAAGAAAGCTATCATTCACGACCATATCGATCATTGTTTAACCAATGAAAATTTAAGCTCTAACGATCTAAAAGAGTTTAAAGAAATTTCCAAGTACTTATGA